The following are encoded together in the Gilvimarinus sp. DA14 genome:
- a CDS encoding diguanylate cyclase has protein sequence MLCRLFLLVFLAALSQGGIAQPVLLSELKGQDLYSVFNKQALQYAPGADLDNPDAYQPSEHSQLSYWGGAYRIQFAAINDLGTDAIVLEPGGSIVERILLRVEADDSVSVQRQGERYANAYPFSYGFYVHWPAGEQRRLTVILQSDYLYAPMRLWVSEQENYQALSRLELAVQWLCLGAGLALSIHNLIIFFASRRAMHFYYAMFAASWVFGWAQVLQVPKEIFAWQSPSLHWPGFLLLPITSVLFYSDFLDLKHHLPRLYRASMGNGIASVLSIPIAMVWPGSGVVFASVFTAIMMALALAAGIVRLRSGFKPARYFLLAYIMLLVPNLISNLVNLGVISPPPFNVYLFGLVGTALDALLLAFAMAYTLQLINQENIRLKNNLGGIVAERTEALEKAQHELQKRNAELKSMAYTDPLTRLLNRRSFEQSLQQEAERSARQHTGFSLLMIDLDFFKKINDQFGHKVGDDCLIMVADLLRNNVRAIDVVSRLGGEEFCVLMPATDVAEARHLAHRIGEKLAATPIPECDGKRLTCSIGIAYSTDFPAGSDLLEKADSALYQAKAEGRNKVVVSAGAC, from the coding sequence ATGCTATGTCGGCTTTTTTTGCTGGTTTTCCTGGCGGCACTGAGCCAGGGTGGCATAGCCCAGCCAGTGTTATTGAGTGAGCTAAAAGGCCAGGATCTTTACAGCGTGTTTAACAAGCAGGCCTTGCAGTATGCTCCTGGCGCTGACTTGGACAACCCCGACGCTTACCAACCCAGTGAGCACAGTCAATTGAGTTACTGGGGCGGTGCCTATCGGATTCAGTTTGCGGCTATAAATGATTTGGGCACAGATGCCATAGTGCTCGAGCCGGGCGGCAGCATTGTCGAGCGTATTTTGTTGCGAGTCGAAGCCGACGATAGCGTCTCGGTTCAGCGCCAGGGCGAGAGATACGCCAACGCCTATCCTTTTAGTTATGGGTTTTATGTACATTGGCCTGCGGGAGAACAGCGCCGGTTAACAGTTATATTGCAAAGCGATTACCTATACGCGCCTATGCGCCTGTGGGTAAGTGAGCAGGAGAATTATCAGGCATTATCGCGGCTGGAGCTGGCGGTGCAGTGGCTGTGTTTAGGGGCGGGTCTTGCACTTAGCATCCACAACCTGATTATTTTCTTTGCCAGCCGCCGCGCGATGCATTTTTATTACGCCATGTTCGCTGCATCTTGGGTGTTTGGGTGGGCGCAGGTGTTACAGGTTCCCAAAGAGATATTTGCTTGGCAGTCGCCCAGCTTGCACTGGCCGGGGTTTTTACTGCTGCCTATTACCAGTGTGCTTTTTTACAGTGACTTTCTGGATTTAAAACATCACCTTCCCAGGCTTTATCGCGCTTCAATGGGCAATGGCATCGCCAGCGTATTATCCATACCTATCGCTATGGTGTGGCCTGGCAGTGGGGTCGTGTTTGCCAGTGTTTTTACCGCGATTATGATGGCTTTGGCTCTTGCGGCGGGTATTGTACGTCTGCGTTCGGGATTTAAGCCTGCGCGTTACTTCTTGCTGGCTTACATAATGTTGTTGGTGCCGAATCTAATTTCCAATCTGGTTAATTTAGGCGTTATCAGTCCACCGCCTTTTAATGTGTATTTGTTCGGCTTGGTGGGCACTGCATTGGATGCGCTGTTGTTGGCATTCGCTATGGCTTACACCTTGCAACTTATTAACCAGGAAAATATTCGTTTAAAGAACAACCTGGGCGGCATAGTTGCCGAGCGCACAGAGGCGTTAGAAAAAGCGCAGCACGAGTTGCAAAAGCGAAACGCCGAGCTTAAGTCCATGGCTTATACGGACCCTCTGACGCGACTGTTGAATCGTCGCTCTTTTGAACAGAGCCTGCAGCAAGAGGCTGAGCGCAGTGCACGCCAGCATACAGGGTTTAGTTTACTTATGATTGACCTGGATTTTTTCAAAAAAATTAATGATCAGTTTGGCCATAAAGTGGGCGATGACTGCCTGATAATGGTGGCAGATCTACTGAGAAATAACGTACGCGCTATAGATGTGGTTAGCCGTTTGGGCGGAGAGGAGTTTTGTGTGCTTATGCCGGCTACCGATGTTGCTGAGGCCAGGCATTTGGCGCATCGAATTGGCGAGAAGCTGGCAGCTACACCAATACCTGAGTGCGACGGTAAGCGTTTAACCTGCAGTATCGGCATAGCCTATTCAACCGACTTTCCGGCCGGGTCCGATTTGCTTGAAAAAGCAGACAGCGCTTTGTACCAGGCTAAAGCGGAAGGTCGCAATAAGGTGGTGGTTAGTGCTGGGGCCTGTTAA
- a CDS encoding SpoIIE family protein phosphatase: protein MKGNRKGLSIRGKIALVSLVVVTVVWLLLAALSYVATSSMLKVVSNSLFSSAAREITSDVESTYQPVTQMTLLLADSRLAAGESFQEHLQSLPLVVDLLREHTQAVAIMVGFANGDYFSVRQLRAPSVRERMQAPTAAAFSVDFMLGDRRRPPLRQFYDQNLGLIGEVNIDDTGFDPRQRPWYIESVASAAPITTPPYFFYFLRTMGVTVAQQARGSAAVVATDIALTDVTRYLARQRVTPGTELLLHQDGEVIAATVELPDSRSADTQQLLANINVAPFSGLRLGKKAEGWLVHRQRIPLGAGADMELVIAVPEVELLADFRALRDQVLLVSLVLLILLVPLVWWLASGITRPIRELYAAIAEADETGTKLELPPARSNDEVGALNTALHHYIDDLAQATAARQKLESELDIARRIQMDLVPGGGELTVSVGGDSLYACLKPARAVGGDLYEMLALQDGRYFIAVGDVSDKGMPAALFMSRAVALAKMLAPRAASPAVLLSELNHELVKGNDSCMFITLFCGFYSPATGELVFASAGHNPPVIIRGAQAEFVSLDSGAAIGVFDGGDYHNQSLVLGSGEQLCVYTDGITEAFNANKEEFSEERLISTLIEEGAESSVRTRGEHILAAVHAFAAGAVQSDDITLMILGRD, encoded by the coding sequence GTGAAAGGAAATCGAAAAGGCTTGTCAATTCGCGGCAAAATAGCTTTGGTAAGCTTAGTTGTTGTCACTGTGGTCTGGTTGCTATTGGCTGCTTTAAGCTATGTGGCTACAAGTTCCATGCTTAAGGTTGTGAGTAACAGCCTGTTTTCTTCCGCCGCCCGGGAAATAACCTCAGATGTAGAGTCAACTTATCAGCCTGTCACGCAGATGACTTTGTTGCTGGCCGATAGTCGCCTAGCCGCCGGCGAGAGTTTTCAGGAGCACTTGCAGAGCTTGCCTCTAGTAGTGGATTTATTGCGCGAGCATACGCAAGCGGTGGCCATAATGGTCGGCTTTGCCAATGGGGATTATTTTAGTGTGCGGCAGCTGCGCGCGCCGTCGGTTCGCGAGCGTATGCAGGCTCCAACAGCCGCCGCGTTTTCAGTGGATTTTATGTTGGGTGATAGGCGTCGGCCGCCACTGCGGCAATTTTACGATCAGAATTTAGGCCTCATTGGCGAGGTAAATATTGACGATACCGGCTTCGACCCCAGACAGAGGCCCTGGTATATAGAGTCTGTGGCCAGTGCCGCGCCAATAACCACGCCACCGTATTTTTTCTATTTTTTGCGCACTATGGGGGTGACCGTGGCGCAGCAGGCGCGGGGCTCTGCTGCGGTTGTCGCTACTGATATAGCGCTTACCGATGTGACTCGCTACCTCGCGCGCCAGCGGGTAACTCCGGGCACCGAGCTTTTACTGCATCAGGACGGTGAAGTTATCGCCGCCACGGTTGAGTTGCCCGACTCACGTTCAGCAGATACGCAACAATTATTGGCGAATATTAACGTGGCGCCGTTCAGCGGTTTACGCCTAGGTAAAAAAGCCGAGGGTTGGCTGGTTCATCGCCAGAGAATACCTCTGGGGGCGGGTGCGGATATGGAGCTGGTTATTGCCGTTCCTGAGGTCGAGCTGCTGGCTGATTTCAGGGCGCTTCGCGATCAGGTGCTGTTGGTTTCATTGGTTCTGTTAATTTTATTGGTGCCTTTGGTGTGGTGGCTGGCAAGTGGTATTACCCGGCCTATTCGCGAGCTTTATGCGGCAATCGCCGAGGCCGATGAAACTGGTACAAAACTCGAATTGCCGCCGGCGCGCAGCAATGATGAGGTGGGGGCCTTGAATACCGCTTTGCACCATTATATTGACGATCTAGCTCAGGCTACCGCGGCGCGGCAGAAGCTTGAAAGCGAACTGGATATTGCGCGAAGAATTCAAATGGATCTGGTGCCCGGCGGTGGCGAGTTAACGGTCAGCGTGGGGGGTGACAGCCTCTATGCCTGCTTGAAGCCTGCCCGCGCCGTCGGTGGCGATTTATACGAAATGCTAGCTCTGCAAGACGGCCGCTATTTTATAGCCGTAGGCGATGTCTCCGATAAAGGCATGCCGGCGGCGCTGTTTATGTCGCGGGCTGTAGCCTTGGCAAAAATGCTGGCGCCACGGGCAGCATCTCCAGCGGTGTTGTTATCCGAGCTAAATCACGAACTTGTAAAAGGTAATGACTCGTGCATGTTCATTACGCTTTTCTGTGGCTTTTACTCGCCTGCTACAGGCGAGCTGGTATTTGCCAGCGCGGGACACAATCCTCCTGTTATTATTCGCGGTGCTCAGGCGGAGTTTGTTAGCCTGGACTCAGGAGCTGCGATCGGCGTTTTTGATGGCGGCGACTATCATAATCAGAGCTTGGTGCTCGGCTCTGGCGAGCAGTTGTGTGTTTACACCGACGGCATCACCGAGGCGTTTAATGCCAATAAAGAAGAATTCTCGGAAGAGCGATTAATTAGCACGCTAATTGAAGAGGGGGCGGAAAGTTCGGTGCGTACGCGCGGAGAGCACATTTTAGCCGCCGTTCACGCTTTTGCCGCAGGCGCCGTCCAGTCCGACGACATCACGTTAATGATCTTGGGTAGGGACTAG
- a CDS encoding ATP-binding protein, with the protein MQYRLYRPRELDDLSARLAALVEAGELPEALVSDIMVIVDELLSNLLKYGGGSFLNIELQRENETIELLCRDDGSPFNPLKNERPNLDLPIEQREIGGLGIELILTLTARQHYWREREYNRLLLTLPIPQ; encoded by the coding sequence TTGCAATATCGACTATACAGGCCCCGCGAGCTGGATGACCTCTCTGCTCGGCTCGCAGCGCTGGTAGAGGCTGGTGAGCTACCCGAGGCACTGGTTTCGGACATTATGGTTATTGTCGATGAGCTATTGAGTAACTTGCTTAAATACGGCGGCGGTAGCTTTTTGAATATCGAGTTGCAACGCGAAAACGAGACTATTGAGTTGCTGTGCCGCGATGATGGCAGCCCCTTTAACCCCCTGAAAAACGAACGCCCGAATCTTGATTTACCGATTGAGCAGCGCGAAATAGGCGGCCTGGGAATAGAGCTGATACTGACGTTGACCGCCCGGCAACACTATTGGCGGGAAAGAGAATACAATAGATTGTTACTAACTCTGCCTATACCGCAGTAA